One window from the genome of Phocoena phocoena chromosome 15, mPhoPho1.1, whole genome shotgun sequence encodes:
- the GNG13 gene encoding guanine nucleotide-binding protein G(I)/G(S)/G(O) subunit gamma-13 has translation MEEWDVPQMKKEVESLKYQLAFKREMSSKTIPELLKWIEDGIPKDPFLNPDLMKNNPWVEKGKCAIL, from the exons ATGGAGGAGTGGGACGTGCCCCAGATGAAGAAAGAGGTGGAGAGCCTCAAGTACCAGCTGGCCTTCAAGAGGGAGATGTCATCCAAGACTATCCCTGA GCTCCTCAAGTGGATTGAGGACGGGATCCCCAAGGACCCCTTCCTGAACCCCGACCTGATGAAGAACAACCCGTGGGTGGAGAAGGGCAAGTGTGCCATCCTGTGA
- the CHTF18 gene encoding chromosome transmission fidelity protein 18 homolog translates to MEDYEQELYGVEDDFHSQFAAELEVLAELEGTTGMSPSRDPWPTVGRPRLTFEETIAGGNAATHCSPGGPPRNSKGGARKRQLAADIHGERPLPPTPKVKRSRLEAARRLNFRSDEMEEPLPPDSPTQDITPPPSPEVPAELWGKGPLDTGADVGLTKASPAARNPVLRRPPVLEDYINVTSTGGDRAFLVLRADPVGTGVQSPLLDIRWHGRGQLDLLGVSFASLKEKIDSERRQRLLEEAQRLSDTLCSLRSEEVEEGPQPSGASEEEPADSQDASQHCLWVDEFAPQRYTELLSDDFTNRCLLKWLKLWDLVVFGRERPTRKPRPSVEPARGGKEATASSKWKSHGQVLEEMLEAELDPSGRPRQKVALLCGPPGLGKTTLAHVIARHAGYSVVEMNASDDRSPEAFRTRIEAATQMESVLGTGGRPNCLVIDEIDGAPTAAINVLLSVLDRQGRQEAEPGGPAVPTGGGRRRRAEGGILMRPIICICNDQFVPSLRQLKQQALLLHFPPTLPSRLTQRLQEISLRRGMRPDPGALAALCEKTDNDIRACINALQFLHGRGQRELSVQAVQTTRIGLKDQRKGLFSVWQEVFQLPQARRHRVGQDPTLPTHTLLLGDGHVGSGPLATKVPLTAASQRFYHILHVAASAGEHEKVVQGLFDNFLRLRLRDSSLAAVCIALDWLAFDDLLSRAAHHGQSFQLLRYLPFLPPAFHLLFASSHVPRITFPSSQQEAQNRMSRTHNLMQTLVSGITPATRSRAAPQALILDTLCLLLDILAPKLRPVSTQLYSAREKQQLASLVGTMLAYSLTYCQERTPDGQYVYRLEPNVEDVCRFPELPTRKPLTYQAKQLIAREIEVEKMRRVEALARARVGPQVDGGPLGGTGEKGAQPSAPCSHEQRLECILKRAALEEQPERDFFGRVVVKRAAAPSTGHAAPETDTTEQRMGTAVGRSDVWFRFKEGVSNAVRRSLYIRDLL, encoded by the exons ATGGAGGACTACGAGCAGGAGCTGTATGGCGTCGAGGATGACTTCCACAGTCAGTTCGCGGCCGAGCTCGAGGTGCTGGCCGAGCTGGAAG GGACAACCGGCATGTCACCTTCCAGGGACCCCTGGCCCACCGTGGGCCGGCCCCGCCTGACGTTCGAGGAGACCATTGCTGGAGGGAACGCTGCCACTCACTGCTCTCCAGGCGGACCTCCAAGGAACAGCAAGGGCGGTGCCAGGAAGAGGCAGCTGGCCGCTGACATCCACGGGGAGAGACCCCTGCCCCCTA cccccaaagtCAAACGGTCCAGGCTGGAGGCTGCCAGGAGACTGAACTTCAGGTCCGATGAGATGGAAGAGCCGCTGCCTCCTGACTCCCCGACTCAGGACATCACCCCCCCACCGAGTCCTGAGGTCCCTGCTGAACTATGGGGCAAGGG GCCCTTGGACACCGGGGCTGATGTGGGTCTCACTAAGGCCTCGCCAGCCGCCCGCAATCCTGTCCTGAGGCGGCCCCCTGTCTTGGAGGACTACATCAATGTGACCTCCACGGGCGGCGACCGGGCCTTTCTAGTGCTTCGGGCTGACCCAGTGGGCACTGGGGTCCAG AGCCCTCTTCTTGACATCCGGTGGCATGGCCGTGGCCAGCTGGACTTGCTGGGTGTGTCCTTTGCCTCCCTGAAGGAGAAGATTGACAGCGAG CGGCGGCAGCGACTGCTGGAAGAGGCCCAGCGGCTCTCGGACACACTGTGCAG TCTTAGgtcagaggaggtggaggaggggcccCAGCCCTCGGGGGCCTCTGAGGAGGAGCCGGCTGACAGCCAAGATGCTTCCCAGCATTGCCTCTGGGTGGATGAGTTCGCACCCCAACGCTATACGGAGCTGCTCAGTGACGAT TTCACCAACCGCTGCCTCCTCAAGTGGCTGAAGCTGTGGGACTTGGTGGTGTTTGGCCGAGAGCGGCCCACCCGGAAGCCCAGACCCAGTGTGGAACCGGCCCGTGGTGGCAAGGAGGCCACAGCCTCCAGCAAGTGGAAAAGCCACGGACAGGTGCTAGAGGAGATGCTGGAGGCTGAGCTGGATCCAAGCGGGCGGCCCCGGCAGAAG GTGGCGCTGCTGTGTGGGCCTCCAGGGCTGGGCAAGACTACCCTGGCCCATGTGATTGCGCGGCACGCTGGGTACTCTGTGGTGGAAATGAACGCGAG TGATGACCGCAGCCCTGAGGCCTTCCGAACGCGCATCGAGGCAGCCACGCAGATGGAGTCGGTGTTGGGCACTGGTGGGAGGCCCAACTGCCTGGTTATCGATGAGATCGACGGGGCCCCCACG GCTGCCATCAATGTTCTCCTGAGCGTCTTGGACCGCCAGGGCCgacaggaggcagagccaggGGGCCCCGCTGTGCCCACGGGCGGGGGGCGGCGGCGCCGGGCGGAAGGGGGGATCCTGATGAGGCCCATCATCTGCATCTGCAATGACCA GTTCGTGCCCTCCCTTCGGCAGCTGAAGCAGCAGGCACTCCTGCTCCACTTCCCGCCCACGCTGCCCTCCAGGCTCACACAGCGGCTCCAGGAG ATCTCCCTGCGGCGGGGCATGCGGCCTGACCCTGGCGCGCTGGCGGCCCTCTGCGAGAAGACAGACAACGACATCCGCGCCTGCATCAATGCCCTACAG TTCCTGCATGGGCGGGGCCAGCGGGAGCTGAGCGTTCAGGCTGTGCAGACCACACGCATTGGCCTCAAGGACCAGCGCAAGGGGCTCTTCTCCGTGTGGCAGGAGGTCTTCCAGCTGCCCCAGGCCCGGAG GCACCGCGTGGGTCAGGACCCAACCCTGCCCACCCACACACTCCTGCTCGGTGATGGACACGTGGGTTCAGGGCCCCTCGCTACCAAGGTGCCCCTGACCGCGGCCTCTCAGCGGTTCTACCACATCTTGCATGTGGCCGCTTCTGCGGGTGAGCACGAAAAGGTGGTCCAG GGCCTATTCGACAACTTCTTGCGGCTGAGGCTGCGGGACTCCAGCTTGGCAGCCGTGTGCATAGCACTTGACTGGCTGGCCTTCGACGACCTGCTGAGCCGGGCCGCCCACCACGGCCAGAGCTTCCAGCTGCTGCGCTAcctgcccttcctgcccccagCGTTCCACCTGCTCTTTGCCTCCAGCCACGTGCCGAGGATCACCTTTCCCAGCAGCCAGCAGGAG gcccagAATCGGATGAGCCGGACACACAACCTGATGCAGACGCTGGTGTCGGGCATCACGCCAGCCACCCGCAGCCGGGCTGCACCGCAGGCGCTCATCCTGGACACCCTTTGCCTGCTCCTGGACATCCTCGCACCCAAGCTGCGCCCT GTGAGCACACAGCTGTACAGCGCCCGAGAGAAACAGCAGCTGGCCAGCCTCGTGGGCACCATGCTCGCCTATAGCCTCACCTACTGCCAGGAGCGCACGCCCGATGGGCAGTATGTCTACAGGCTGGAGCC GAACGTGGAGGATGTCTGCCGCTTTCCCGAGCTGCCCACCCGCAAGCCCCTCACCTACCAGGCCAAGCAGCTCATTGCCCGTGAGATTGAAGTGGAGAAGATGCGGCGGGTGGAGGCCTTGGCCCGGGCTAGGGTCGGCCCCCAG GTGGACGGGGGTCCCCTGGGGGGCACTGGGGAGAAAGGGGCGCAGCCATCTGCCCCATGCAGCCACGAGCAGCGGCTGGAGTGCATCCTGAAGAGAGCTGCCCTGGAGGAGCAG CCCGAGAGGGACTTCTTCGGTCGTGTGGTTGTCAAGAGAGCGGCAGCCCCGAGCACaggt CACGCAGCCCCTGAGACTGACACGACCGAGCAGCGCATGGGCACCGCGGTGGGCAGGAGCGATGTCTGGTTCCGCTTCAAGGAGGGCGTCTCCAACGCCGTGCGGCGCAGCCTGTACATCAGGGACCTGCTGTAG
- the RPUSD1 gene encoding RNA pseudouridylate synthase domain-containing protein 1 isoform X3, translating to MEPGSVENLCVVYRSRDFLVVNKHWDVRIDSKSWWETLTLQKQLRFCHQLDFSTSGALCVALNKAAAGSAYRCFKDRRVTKAYLALVRGHVQESRMTISYAIGKNSTEGRTHTMCIEGTQGCENPKPSLTELVVLEHGLYAGDPVSKVLLQPLTGRTHQLRVHCSALGHPIVGDQTYGQASNQEDQPFRMMLHAFYLRIPTCTECVEACTPDPFVPTLDACWSPHTLVQPLDELVQVLRAAPDPDPTEGGPRPCSPSTPLPGPGRPPPPPAKLPETEAQRASCLKWLSEWTLEPDN from the exons ATGGAGCCAGGCAGCGTGGAGAACCTGTGTGTCGTGTACCGGAGCCGTGACTTCCTGGTGGTGAACAAGCACTGGGATGTGCGCATCGACAGCAAGTCCTGGTGGGAGACGCTGACCCTCCAGAAGCAGCTGCG GTTCTGCCACCAACTGGACTTCTCCACCAGCGGGGCACTGTGTGTGGCCCTGAACAAGGCAGCCGCAGGCAGTGCCTACAGGTGCTTCAAGGACCGGAGAGTCACCAAGGCTTATCTGGCTCTG GTGCGGGGGCACGTCCAGGAAAGCCGAATGACCATCAGCTATGCTATTGGCAAGAACAGCACAGAAGGCCGGACCCACACCATGTGCATTGAGGGCACACAGG gctgtgagAACCCAAAACCAAGCCTCACTGAGCTGGTGGTCCTGGAACACGGACTGTATGCAGGTGATCCTGTCTCCAAAGTGCTGCTGCAGCCTCTCACGG gACGGACGCACCAGCTGCGCGTGCACTGCAGCGCCCTGGGCCACCCCATCGTGGGGGACCAGACCTATGGCCAGGCCTCAAACCAGGAGGACCAGCCCTTCCGCATGATGCTCCACGCCTTCTACCTGCGCATCCCCACATGCACCGAGTGCGTGGAGGCCTGCACGCCCGACCCCTTCGTGCCCACCCTCGATGCCTGCTGGAGCCCCCACACCCTGGTGCAGCCACTGGACGAGCTCGTCCAGGTCCTGCGGGCTGCCCCAGACCCTGACCCCACAGAAGGGggccccaggccctgcagccCCTCCACGCCCCTGCCCGGGCCGGGCCGGCCCCCACCGCCCCCTGCCAAGCTCCCTGAGACAGAAGCACAGCGGGCCTCCTGCCTGAAGTGGCTGTCGGAGTGGACGCTGGAGCCGGACAACTGA
- the RPUSD1 gene encoding RNA pseudouridylate synthase domain-containing protein 1 isoform X1, whose protein sequence is MEPGSVENLCVVYRSRDFLVVNKHWDVRIDSKSWWETLTLQKQLRHRFPELADPDTCYGFRFCHQLDFSTSGALCVALNKAAAGSAYRCFKDRRVTKAYLALVRGHVQESRMTISYAIGKNSTEGRTHTMCIEGTQGTEGCENPKPSLTELVVLEHGLYAGDPVSKVLLQPLTGRTHQLRVHCSALGHPIVGDQTYGQASNQEDQPFRMMLHAFYLRIPTCTECVEACTPDPFVPTLDACWSPHTLVQPLDELVQVLRAAPDPDPTEGGPRPCSPSTPLPGPGRPPPPPAKLPETEAQRASCLKWLSEWTLEPDN, encoded by the exons ATGGAGCCAGGCAGCGTGGAGAACCTGTGTGTCGTGTACCGGAGCCGTGACTTCCTGGTGGTGAACAAGCACTGGGATGTGCGCATCGACAGCAAGTCCTGGTGGGAGACGCTGACCCTCCAGAAGCAGCTGCGGCACCGCTTCCCAGAGCTGGCCGACCCTGACACCTGCTACGGGTTCAG GTTCTGCCACCAACTGGACTTCTCCACCAGCGGGGCACTGTGTGTGGCCCTGAACAAGGCAGCCGCAGGCAGTGCCTACAGGTGCTTCAAGGACCGGAGAGTCACCAAGGCTTATCTGGCTCTG GTGCGGGGGCACGTCCAGGAAAGCCGAATGACCATCAGCTATGCTATTGGCAAGAACAGCACAGAAGGCCGGACCCACACCATGTGCATTGAGGGCACACAGGGTAcggagg gctgtgagAACCCAAAACCAAGCCTCACTGAGCTGGTGGTCCTGGAACACGGACTGTATGCAGGTGATCCTGTCTCCAAAGTGCTGCTGCAGCCTCTCACGG gACGGACGCACCAGCTGCGCGTGCACTGCAGCGCCCTGGGCCACCCCATCGTGGGGGACCAGACCTATGGCCAGGCCTCAAACCAGGAGGACCAGCCCTTCCGCATGATGCTCCACGCCTTCTACCTGCGCATCCCCACATGCACCGAGTGCGTGGAGGCCTGCACGCCCGACCCCTTCGTGCCCACCCTCGATGCCTGCTGGAGCCCCCACACCCTGGTGCAGCCACTGGACGAGCTCGTCCAGGTCCTGCGGGCTGCCCCAGACCCTGACCCCACAGAAGGGggccccaggccctgcagccCCTCCACGCCCCTGCCCGGGCCGGGCCGGCCCCCACCGCCCCCTGCCAAGCTCCCTGAGACAGAAGCACAGCGGGCCTCCTGCCTGAAGTGGCTGTCGGAGTGGACGCTGGAGCCGGACAACTGA
- the RPUSD1 gene encoding RNA pseudouridylate synthase domain-containing protein 1 isoform X2 — translation MEPGSVENLCVVYRSRDFLVVNKHWDVRIDSKSWWETLTLQKQLRHRFPELADPDTCYGFRFCHQLDFSTSGALCVALNKAAAGSAYRCFKDRRVTKAYLALVRGHVQESRMTISYAIGKNSTEGRTHTMCIEGTQGCENPKPSLTELVVLEHGLYAGDPVSKVLLQPLTGRTHQLRVHCSALGHPIVGDQTYGQASNQEDQPFRMMLHAFYLRIPTCTECVEACTPDPFVPTLDACWSPHTLVQPLDELVQVLRAAPDPDPTEGGPRPCSPSTPLPGPGRPPPPPAKLPETEAQRASCLKWLSEWTLEPDN, via the exons ATGGAGCCAGGCAGCGTGGAGAACCTGTGTGTCGTGTACCGGAGCCGTGACTTCCTGGTGGTGAACAAGCACTGGGATGTGCGCATCGACAGCAAGTCCTGGTGGGAGACGCTGACCCTCCAGAAGCAGCTGCGGCACCGCTTCCCAGAGCTGGCCGACCCTGACACCTGCTACGGGTTCAG GTTCTGCCACCAACTGGACTTCTCCACCAGCGGGGCACTGTGTGTGGCCCTGAACAAGGCAGCCGCAGGCAGTGCCTACAGGTGCTTCAAGGACCGGAGAGTCACCAAGGCTTATCTGGCTCTG GTGCGGGGGCACGTCCAGGAAAGCCGAATGACCATCAGCTATGCTATTGGCAAGAACAGCACAGAAGGCCGGACCCACACCATGTGCATTGAGGGCACACAGG gctgtgagAACCCAAAACCAAGCCTCACTGAGCTGGTGGTCCTGGAACACGGACTGTATGCAGGTGATCCTGTCTCCAAAGTGCTGCTGCAGCCTCTCACGG gACGGACGCACCAGCTGCGCGTGCACTGCAGCGCCCTGGGCCACCCCATCGTGGGGGACCAGACCTATGGCCAGGCCTCAAACCAGGAGGACCAGCCCTTCCGCATGATGCTCCACGCCTTCTACCTGCGCATCCCCACATGCACCGAGTGCGTGGAGGCCTGCACGCCCGACCCCTTCGTGCCCACCCTCGATGCCTGCTGGAGCCCCCACACCCTGGTGCAGCCACTGGACGAGCTCGTCCAGGTCCTGCGGGCTGCCCCAGACCCTGACCCCACAGAAGGGggccccaggccctgcagccCCTCCACGCCCCTGCCCGGGCCGGGCCGGCCCCCACCGCCCCCTGCCAAGCTCCCTGAGACAGAAGCACAGCGGGCCTCCTGCCTGAAGTGGCTGTCGGAGTGGACGCTGGAGCCGGACAACTGA